The following proteins are co-located in the Pochonia chlamydosporia 170 chromosome 6, whole genome shotgun sequence genome:
- a CDS encoding GMP synthase (similar to Metarhizium acridum CQMa 102 XP_007808534.1), which yields MPPFRLAILECDTPVPNVVKERGSYGSVFETLLSKGIAQRDDNLNFCVLKYDVVQQQKYPDLSDIDGILITGSKHTAFADDAWIVALVEYIKQVLTTSNTPVVGICFGHQIIGRALGAKTGVAPGGWEISVEKVNLSAEGEKLFGVPSLNLHQMHRDEVATVPEGLICLGSSPRCPVQGLYKPKSVLSLQAHPEFDDFIMTEILHVRHNQKIFNDDMFSEALTRSGNSHDGVLISTKIWNFFLDAVA from the exons ATGCCGCCCTTCCGACTCGCCATTCTAGAGTGCGACACCCCCGTCCCCAACGTCGTCAAAGAACGCGGCTCATACGGCTCCGTCTTCGAAACCCTTCTATCCAAAGGCATTGCCCAAAGAGACGACAACCTCAACTTTTGCGTATTAAAATACGATGTGGTCCAGCAGCAGAAATACCCAGACCTATCtgacattgatggcattcTCATCACCGGCAGCA AACACACGGCTTTCGCAGACGACGCCTGGATCGTCGCCCTAGTAGAGTACATTAAACAGGTTCTGACTACGTCCAACACACCCGTCGTGGGTATTTGCTTCGGCCACCAAATCATCGGTCGTGCTCTTGGTGCCAAAACGGGTGTCGCCCCCGGTGGATGGGAGATTTCCGTTGAAAAAGTCAACCTCAGCGCAGAGGGAGAGAAATTATTTGGTGTTCCATCATTG AACTTACACCAAATGCATCGCGATGAAGTCGCCACCGTCCCAGAAGGCCTCATCTGTCTCGGAAGCAGTCCTAGATGCCCCGTCCAAGGCCTGTATAAGCCGAAATCAGTGCTTTCTCTGCAAGCGCACCCCGAATTTGACGACTTCATCATGACGGAGATTCTGCATGTACGACACAACCAAAAGATATTCAATGACGACATGTTCAGCGAGGCTCTGACGCGGTCTGGGAATTCacatgatggtgttttgatTTCTACCAAGATTTGGAACTTTTTTTTGGATGCTGTTGCTTGA
- a CDS encoding NmrA family transcriptional regulator (similar to Metarhizium acridum CQMa 102 XP_007808536.1) gives MSKIFTVFGATGNQGGSVIRAVLADPVLSKEYKLRGVTRDVNKPAAQALSAKGVEMVKADMSSPEAAAPAVQGAHSVFMVTNFWETMSDKIEISQGKAVTDASKAAGVKHLIFSSLINVTEASNGKLSHVTHFDGKAKIEQYIRSSGIHSTFVQPGVFMSGFFSFFRKQDDGSWAWAMPEGVKVDEAKIPLFDAAVDTGIFVKAALRNTTDGKIIRAASDYYTPSRILSEFEQVTGKKVAYREVPHEMYKSFLPAPAAEELMENMLLLQEPGYYAGADLKDSLELLGQDKPTSWKAFVEENKEKWD, from the exons ATGTCCAAGATATTCACTGTTTTCGGCGCCACTGGCAACCAAGGCGGTTCTGTTATCAGAGCTGTTCTCGCCGACCCAGTTCTATCCAAGGAATACAAGCTACGCGGAGTTACTCGCGATGTGAACAAGCCCGCTGCACAGGCACTCAGTGCTAAAGGTGTCGAAATGGTCAAG GCCGACATGTCTTCGcctgaagctgctgctcccGCTGTCCAAGGCGCACACTCCGTCTTCATGGTCACCAACTTCTGGGAAACCATGTCGGACAAGATTGAAATCTCTCAAGGCAAAGCCGTCACGGATGCCTCCAAAGCCGCTGGCGTCAAACACCTCATCTTCTCGTCGCTCATCAATGTCACGGAGGCGAGCAACGGCAAGCTCAGCCACGTCACTCACTTTGacggcaaggccaagattgagcaGTACATTCGCAGCAGTGGCATCCACTCTACCTTTGTGCAGCCCGGTGTCTTCATGAGCGGCTTCTTTAGCTTCTTCCGAAAGCAGGACGACGGCAGCTGGGCTTGGGCCATGCCCGAGGgtgtcaaggttgatgaagccaagatTCCGCTATTCGACGCTGCTGTTGATACTG GAATTTTTGTCAAGGCAGCTCTCAGAAATACCACCGACGGGAAAATAATCCGCGCCGCCTCGGATTATTACACGCCTTCCCGCATTCTTTCTGAGTTTGAGCAAGTCACCGGCAAGAAGGTTGCCTACCGCGAGGTGCCCCATGAGATGTACAAGTCGTTCCTCCCGGCTCCCGCGGCAGAGGAGCTGATGGAGAATATGCTCCTGCTCCAGGAGCCGGGATATTATGCTGGTGCTGATCTCAAGGACAGTCTTGAGCTGTTGGGACAGGATAAGCCGACTTCGTGGAAAGCATTTGTCgaggagaacaaggagaagTGGGATTGA
- a CDS encoding class III chitinase ChiA2 (similar to Neosartorya fischeri NRRL 181 XP_001261690.1) yields MPSLFTIASLGLLAGTSLAAPRLVPRADGTQNVVYWGQNGGGVVENNDLATYCTKEAGIDIIVLSFLYQYGNGNKIPSGTIGQSCFIATSGEGQNCDDLAKAIDTCKSNGVKVVLSLGGASGSYSLSSQEEAEAIGQNLWDAYGNSGNASSVPRPFGKTFVNGWDFDIESNSGNQFYEFMIAKLRANFASDSSNQYVITGAPQCPIPEPNMNEIITKAQFDYLWVQFYNNPGCSVDGTINYDDWKKNVANTPSASAKIFIGVPASPLGATGTESGAKYYLEPSKLAALVGQHTSDSAFGGVMMWAAGFSDANVNNGCTYAQEAKRILTTGKAC; encoded by the coding sequence ATGCCTTCTCTCTTTACCATTGcaagccttggccttttggcTGGTACCTCTCTGGCCGCACCTAGACTCGTCCCCCGAGCTGACGGCACGCAGAATGTCGTCTACTGGGGACAGaatggcggcggtgttgttGAGAACAACGACCTTGCGACCTACTGCACCAAAGAAgctggcatcgacatcatcgtcctctccttcttgtACCAGTACGGCAACGGAAACAAGATCCCCTCCGGAACCATTGGCCAGTCCTGCTTCATCGCCACGTCTGGCGAGGGCCAAAACTGCGACGACCTAGCCAAGGCCATCGACACCTGCAAGTCCAACGGCGTAAAAGTCGTGCTCTCCCTTGGCGGCGCCTCGGGATCCTACTCCTTGTCTTCTcaggaagaagcagaagctaTCGGCCAGAACCTCTGGGACGCGTACGGCAACTCTGGCAACGCATCCTCTGTGCCGCGACCCTTTGGCAAGACCTTTGTCAACGGCTGGGACTTTGACATTGAAAGCAACAGCGGCAACCAATTCTACGAATTCATGATTGCCAAGCTCCGAGCCAACTTTGCCTCCGACTCCAGCAACCAGTACGTCATCACCGGTGCTCCCCAGTGCCCCATCCCGGAACCCAACATGAAcgaaatcatcaccaaagCCCAGTTCGACTACCTCTGGGTCCAGTTCTACAACAACCCCGGCTGCTCTGTCGACGGCACCATCAACTACGAcgactggaagaagaacgTCGCCAACACGCCCTCCGCCAGCGCCAAGATCTTCATCGGCGTTCCTGCGTCTCCCCTCGGCGCGACGGGGACGGAAAGCGGTGCCAAGTACTACCTCGAGCCGAGTAAGCTGGCTGCCCTTGTTGGTCAGCATACCAGTGATTCTGCGTTTGGCGGTGTCATGATGTGGGCGGCTGGATTTTCGGATGCGAATGTGAATAATGGGTGTACTTATGCGCAGGAAGCGAAGCGTATTTTGACCACCGGAAAGGCGTGCTAG